In Bradyrhizobium sp. 1(2017), one DNA window encodes the following:
- a CDS encoding DUF938 domain-containing protein: MADYVVEFGRDGGRVEPDGRLDAPAFHRNHEPIWAALEKHLAGSTGNVVELGSGTGQHVVHFARHTPDLIWWPSDLNQRHLKSIEAWRIHAGLPNVRSPLRIDLTDPDWCPEMRSGQGPTSLAAVFCANVIHIAPWSVAEGLFAGAGRYLRAEGKLFLYGPFKRAGKHTALSNAVFDTSLREGNPEWGVRDIADVETLAQGAHLRLVDTIDMPANNLTLVFSR; encoded by the coding sequence TTGGCTGACTATGTCGTCGAATTTGGCAGGGACGGCGGACGGGTGGAGCCGGATGGGCGGCTCGATGCGCCGGCCTTTCATCGCAATCACGAGCCGATCTGGGCGGCGCTGGAAAAACATCTCGCAGGCAGCACCGGCAACGTGGTGGAGCTCGGCAGCGGAACCGGCCAGCACGTGGTTCATTTCGCCCGTCACACGCCCGACCTGATCTGGTGGCCGAGCGATCTCAACCAGCGCCATCTCAAGAGCATCGAGGCCTGGCGGATTCATGCCGGCTTGCCCAACGTCCGCAGCCCGCTGCGGATCGATCTGACCGATCCCGATTGGTGTCCGGAGATGCGAAGCGGGCAGGGGCCAACCAGTCTTGCCGCCGTGTTCTGCGCCAACGTCATCCACATCGCGCCATGGAGCGTGGCCGAGGGCCTGTTCGCCGGTGCCGGCCGTTACTTGCGTGCCGAGGGCAAGCTGTTCCTCTACGGCCCCTTCAAGCGCGCCGGCAAGCACACGGCGCTCAGCAATGCCGTGTTCGATACGTCCTTGCGCGAAGGCAATCCCGAATGGGGCGTGCGCGACATCGCCGACGTCGAGACGCTGGCGCAAGGCGCACACCTTCGGCTGGTCGATACGATCGACATGCCCGCAAACAATCTGACTTTGGTGTTTTCGCGCTAG
- the soxX gene encoding sulfur oxidation c-type cytochrome SoxX, with protein sequence MTALSRTPVLFLLLAIAAGLATPARAQSAVAEGRKLAFDRSKGNCLTCHVIKGGDLPGTIGPELKDMKARYPDRNELAAIIFDETKRNPQTMMPPFGRNRILTEQEISAIVDFLETL encoded by the coding sequence TTGACCGCCCTGTCCCGGACGCCCGTCCTGTTCCTCCTGCTCGCCATTGCCGCGGGCCTCGCCACCCCGGCGCGGGCGCAGTCCGCGGTGGCCGAAGGACGAAAGCTCGCCTTCGACCGCAGCAAAGGCAACTGCCTGACCTGCCATGTCATCAAGGGCGGCGACCTGCCGGGAACCATCGGGCCGGAACTGAAGGACATGAAGGCCAGATATCCGGACCGCAACGAGCTGGCCGCGATCATCTTCGACGAGACCAAGCGCAATCCGCAGACCATGATGCCGCCGTTCGGCCGGAACCGGATTTTGACCGAACAGGAGATCAGCGCGATCGTTGATTTCCTGGAAACGCTGTAG
- the soxY gene encoding thiosulfate oxidation carrier protein SoxY, which translates to MNTTTGPTPTRRLILQGAASVALIGLGNLPFAAGPARAAANDKYPEEAFKQKSEADAIKALYGKSAEPSDKVKLDAPEIAENGGVVPVSVTTTLDKVTSISFFVAENPFALAASYQIADGTVPAVANRLKMAKTTKLVAIVEADGKLYSATKEVKVTVGGCGG; encoded by the coding sequence ATGAACACGACCACCGGCCCTACCCCGACGCGGCGCCTGATCCTGCAGGGCGCGGCTTCTGTCGCGCTGATCGGCCTCGGCAACCTGCCATTCGCGGCCGGTCCGGCGCGCGCGGCGGCGAACGACAAATATCCGGAAGAGGCCTTCAAGCAGAAGAGCGAGGCCGACGCGATCAAGGCGCTCTATGGCAAGAGCGCCGAGCCCTCCGACAAGGTCAAGCTGGATGCGCCGGAGATCGCCGAGAACGGCGGCGTGGTGCCGGTCTCGGTGACGACGACGCTCGACAAGGTGACCTCGATCTCGTTCTTCGTGGCCGAGAATCCGTTCGCGCTCGCCGCGTCCTATCAGATCGCTGACGGCACGGTCCCGGCCGTCGCCAACCGGCTGAAGATGGCCAAGACCACAAAACTGGTCGCAATCGTCGAAGCCGATGGCAAGCTCTACAGCGCGACCAAGGAAGTGAAGGTCACCGTCGGCGGTTGCGGCGGTTAA
- the soxZ gene encoding thiosulfate oxidation carrier complex protein SoxZ, protein MASSIRVRATSNGDITEVQALIQHPMDTGLVKNPSGELIPAHYIRELKFECNGKDVFVADWGTAVSKDPYVKFSFKGAKKGDDLKISWTDNKGGSDTTTAKIA, encoded by the coding sequence ATGGCATCCAGCATCCGCGTGCGCGCGACATCCAATGGCGACATCACTGAGGTGCAGGCGCTGATCCAGCACCCCATGGATACCGGCCTGGTCAAGAATCCCAGCGGCGAGCTGATCCCGGCGCACTACATCCGGGAGCTGAAATTCGAATGTAACGGTAAGGATGTCTTCGTCGCCGATTGGGGCACCGCGGTCTCCAAGGACCCCTACGTCAAGTTCAGCTTCAAGGGCGCCAAGAAGGGCGACGACCTCAAGATCTCGTGGACCGACAACAAGGGTGGCTCGGACACGACCACTGCGAAGATCGCGTGA
- the soxA gene encoding sulfur oxidation c-type cytochrome SoxA produces MKARLSLLLGSVSAALVAFVLTSPHVVAADKVDPVADAEAFQNFFFQKFPNVKHEDFVNGPYSMNEDMKRQWQEKEEFPPYEFALDAGKEMFSTPFKNGKTYADCFPNGGIGIRQNYPYFDENEGKVVTLELALNRCREANGEAPYSYVKDEMASLTAYMAFTSRGKPMDIRIPDDPRALAAFENGKRYFYTRRGQMNFSCASCHVQSPGERIRAEILAPALGIVNAMPIYRSEWSGMGTTSRRFVTCNSQTRAVPLEPQSDEYRDVEYFLSYVANGLPISGPGARP; encoded by the coding sequence ATGAAGGCCCGCCTCTCCCTCCTGCTCGGATCCGTGAGCGCCGCGCTCGTCGCGTTCGTCCTCACCTCTCCGCACGTGGTCGCAGCCGACAAGGTCGATCCCGTTGCCGACGCCGAGGCGTTCCAGAATTTCTTCTTCCAGAAATTCCCGAACGTGAAGCACGAGGATTTCGTCAACGGTCCGTATTCGATGAACGAGGACATGAAGCGGCAGTGGCAGGAGAAAGAGGAATTCCCGCCCTACGAGTTCGCGCTCGATGCCGGCAAGGAGATGTTTTCGACCCCGTTCAAGAACGGCAAGACCTATGCCGATTGCTTCCCGAACGGCGGCATCGGTATCCGTCAGAACTATCCCTATTTCGACGAGAACGAAGGCAAGGTCGTCACGCTGGAGCTCGCGCTCAACCGCTGCCGCGAGGCCAATGGCGAGGCGCCCTATTCCTACGTCAAGGACGAGATGGCCTCGCTCACCGCCTACATGGCGTTCACCTCGCGCGGCAAGCCGATGGACATCAGGATTCCCGACGATCCCCGCGCGCTGGCGGCGTTCGAGAACGGCAAGCGCTATTTCTACACCCGCCGCGGCCAGATGAACTTCTCCTGCGCGAGCTGCCATGTGCAGAGCCCGGGTGAGCGCATCCGCGCAGAAATCCTGGCGCCGGCGCTCGGCATCGTCAACGCGATGCCGATCTACCGGTCGGAATGGAGCGGCATGGGCACGACCAGCCGACGCTTCGTCACCTGCAACAGCCAGACCCGCGCGGTTCCGCTGGAGCCGCAATCGGACGAATATCGCGACGTCGAATACTTCCTGTCCTATGTCGCCAACGGCCTGCCGATCTCCGGGCCTGGAGCACGGCCATGA